One Drosophila kikkawai strain 14028-0561.14 chromosome 3L, DkikHiC1v2, whole genome shotgun sequence genomic window carries:
- the LOC121502767 gene encoding uncharacterized protein codes for MDKGRTNLWHGHKGIHNIILKLDSNLDLAVERFKAADGTAILIASGYMAHDEPAPPKAFNRVMQWAEETKTTLILGCYANARHTLWGSRETNERGESLFDSIICRDVTICNKGNTPTFIFPSTEGFQGWEEVLDITLQMEHSDYKVRNWRVSTQDSFSGHRYIYFQIAMPICETAPKRNPRNTDWDKYGKVVQSKVKDRKIKTRSTPERIDKEVEDFTNILNKAYTESCRLTYSKKTYPPWWNKELCELRKKVRKAFNTSYGTKDWQPYKAIHKEYKKAIYVAKKESWSSYCESLEGVKDTTRK; via the exons ATGGACAAGGGACGGACGAATCTCTGGCATGGCCATAAAGGGATACACAACATTATACTCAAACTCGACAG CAACTTAGATCTAGCAGTGGAAAGATTCAAGGCGGCGGATGGGACAGCCATACTAATAGCCTCCGGATATATGGCCCACGACGAACCTGCACCACCTAAAGCGTTTAATAGGGTGATGCAGTGGGCCGAGGAGACTAAGACGACGCTCATCCTCGGGTGCTATGCCAACGCAAGGCACACACTGTGGGGAAGTAGGGAGACAAACGAAAGGGGTGAGTCTCTCTTCGATAGTATTATATGCCGTGACGTCACTATTTGTAACAAGGGAAACACGCCCACCTTCATCTTTCCAAGTACGGAAGGATTTCAGGGCTGGGAAGAAGTCCTAGACATAACCCTCCAAATGGAGCATAGCGATTATAAGGTAAGAAACTGGAGAGTCTCTACACAAGACTCGTTTTCAGGCCACAGGTACATATACTTCCAAATCGCGATGCCGATATGTGAAACGGCGCCGAAACGAAACCCTCGTAACACTGACTGGGACAAATACGGAAAGGTTGTACAGTCAAAGGTCAAAGACAGAAAAATCAAGACTCGATCCACCCCGGAGAGAATAGATAAGGAAGTAGAGGACTTcacaaatattctgaacaAAGCCTACACAGAGTCATGCAGACTAACATACTCTAAGAAGACATACCCACCATGGTGGAACAAAGAGCTATGCGAGCTCAGAAAGAAAGTTCGAAAAGCCTTCAACACAAGTTATGGAACCAAAGACTGGCAGCCGTACAAAGCAATacacaaagaatacaaaaaggcaATCTACGTAGCCAAGAAGGAATCTTGGAGCAGCTACTGTGAATCACTTGAAGGAGTCAAAGACACGACGAGGAAGTAA